One Alicyclobacillus acidoterrestris DNA window includes the following coding sequences:
- a CDS encoding DUF2294 domain-containing protein translates to MTKSKGTIESEISRALTQWEKDYLGRGSLQVKSDILRDMIIVTLRGVLTPAEYSLCKDKEGLMSIKNIRTSLVESGVEDLKDMILNITGFEVVSFHTDISTRTGERIMVFRLSSDLSSTFS, encoded by the coding sequence ATGACGAAATCAAAAGGTACAATTGAGTCCGAAATCAGCAGAGCTTTAACGCAATGGGAGAAAGATTATCTTGGGCGTGGGTCTCTTCAGGTGAAATCGGATATTTTACGGGATATGATCATTGTCACTTTACGCGGTGTCTTAACGCCTGCGGAATATTCTCTTTGTAAGGATAAGGAGGGGTTGATGTCGATAAAAAACATTAGAACCAGTTTGGTGGAATCAGGTGTTGAGGATTTAAAGGACATGATTCTTAACATTACTGGTTTTGAGGTGGTGAGCTTTCACACCGATATTAGCACGCGTACGGGAGAGCGGATTATGGTTTTTCGGCTTTCAAGCGATTTATCAAGCACTTTTTCATAA
- a CDS encoding MerR family transcriptional regulator — MNYSIHEVAEKFGLSAHTLRYYDKEGLLPFISRNKSGNRTFTELDLNWLAMICCLKNTGMPIKDIKQYSAWCKQGIETIDERKELLQEHRKQVVKQIEELQKNLELIDSKIATYENPELARQLDEQLERARSTV, encoded by the coding sequence ATGAATTATTCCATTCATGAGGTCGCTGAAAAATTCGGACTGTCTGCACACACGCTGCGTTATTACGACAAAGAAGGGCTGTTGCCGTTTATCTCAAGAAACAAGTCAGGGAATCGGACGTTCACCGAGTTAGATCTGAACTGGTTAGCCATGATCTGTTGCCTCAAAAACACTGGAATGCCCATAAAAGACATCAAACAGTACAGTGCTTGGTGTAAACAAGGCATCGAAACAATCGACGAGCGAAAGGAACTGCTTCAAGAACACCGCAAGCAAGTTGTGAAGCAAATTGAAGAGTTACAGAAAAACCTTGAGCTTATCGACTCAAAAATTGCTACCTACGAAAATCCGGAACTAGCCCGTCAATTAGATGAGCAACTGGAAAGGGCCAGAAGCACGGTTTGA